The Treponema primitia ZAS-1 genome includes the window ATGGAAATAAAAAGCTTGGACGCGGAAATAATTCCGTTAGAAGTTCAGGAATATATAAGAAAGCTTGAACGAGAGAACCTTGAACTAAAAGAACGGCTGGATCTGCTGCTATACAAACGGTTTGTGCGGAGTGCAGAACAACTTCTTGCGGAAGAGAAACAGCCGCCGCTGTTTATTGAAACGGAAGATGAAACAGCGGGAGTACCGGAGAAAGAAAGCGATACTGCGGTACAGAAAGTACGGTCCTACAGCCGGAAACGGCCCGGGCGAAAACCGATAGACGAGAACCTCCCCCGAGTGGATCGCATTGTGGATATCAGCGAAGAAGAGAAGCGGTGTGCCTGCGGTTCCCAGATGGTCAGGATAGGTGAGGAAGTATCGGAAAAACTCCAAATAATCCCCCCAAAGATATATGTAGAACGGATAATCCGGCCTAAATATGCCTGCCGTGCCTGTGAAGGGACCGAGGATGAAGGGAAACCGGCGGTCAGGATAGCGCCGGTAGAGCCCGCCATTATTCCCCGCAGTATCGTAACGCCGAGCCTTTTAAGTTATATCATCATTCAGAAATATGAGGATCATCTGCCCTATTACAGGCAGGAGAAGCAGTTTGAACGGATTGGGGTCCACCTCAGCCGGCAGGATATGAGCAACTGGCAGCAACAGGCATGGGAAAAGCTTCACCCCCTTGCTGAATTGATGAAAAAGACGGTCAAGACCGGGCCGGTGATGCAGATGGACGAGACCACCGTCCAAGTGATGGGGGAGGAAGGCCGGGAGGATACACAGAAATCCTACATGTGGCTTGCCCGC containing:
- the tnpC gene encoding IS66 family transposase; this translates as MEIKSLDAEIIPLEVQEYIRKLERENLELKERLDLLLYKRFVRSAEQLLAEEKQPPLFIETEDETAGVPEKESDTAVQKVRSYSRKRPGRKPIDENLPRVDRIVDISEEEKRCACGSQMVRIGEEVSEKLQIIPPKIYVERIIRPKYACRACEGTEDEGKPAVRIAPVEPAIIPRSIVTPSLLSYIIIQKYEDHLPYYRQEKQFERIGVHLSRQDMSNWQQQAWEKLHPLAELMKKTVKTGPVMQMDETTVQVMGEEGREDTQKSYMWLARGGPPGKPVILYEYHETRAAHHAREFLEGFSGYLQTDGYDGYDRAVKERTDIIHVGCFAHARRKFFEASKVTKKAGSAEEGIKHIRKLYMLEEELRGQNLESAAFL